GCAGGAATGAACTGCGCTGGGCCCCTCCGAGACAGGGACGGGACCCAGAGGGACGGCAGGGAGAGGCAAAGCACGGCCAGCAGCGCCCACCCCGTGAGCTGCAAGGGCGTGGAAGCGGGGAAGGGGCTGCGGGGTCTCACCGTCGGGGAAGGAAAGGATGCGGTCGTGGATGtcagcagcctgggctgcctcCTGCACCTCCTCGTCGGTGGCCAGGACCCGCCCGTAGCGGATGTTGTTGGCGATGGTGTCGTTGAAGAGCACCGTGTCCTGGGGCACCACCCCGATGTGAGTGCGCAGCGACGCCTGCTTCACCTGGGGAGGttgcgggggggcgggggggtgagGGCTCAGCCagaccctcccccccccgccccgtgccccactgcccccttcccaccctgccctcagccctgcagtgctCAGAGGGACCTCACCTGGGAGATGTCCTGCCCGTCGATGCGGATGCAGCCACCCCGCACGTCGTAGAAGCGGAAGAGCAGGCGGATGATGGTGCTTTTCCCTGAGCCCGAAGGTCCCACCTGCGCTCAAAGGATTTGGGGACACCAGAGAcaaccccccccgccccgctgctGGACACAAGGGGCTGAGCGAGGAAGGACTGTCCCGGTTTGAGGCCAGTCCTTCACACCCCATCCCACACCCACGGTCCTGCTCTCACCAGGGCCAGGGTCTGCCCAGGCATCACGGAGAAGGAGACGTCCTGCAGGATTTCCTTCCTGGGAGAGGGAGCAGGGTTCAGGGCCACCTCCCGTACCCCACGTCCCCGTGCCAGGTCCCATTGCTGGACTCATccccccctgcccagcaccccgTACCCATCCACGTAGCTGAAGTGCACGTTCTCAAACTCGATGCGCCCGGCCTCCAGGCGCAGGTCTCCGGCGTTCACCGCGTCCTTCACCTGCCATGCAGAGAGCCCTGGCCTCAGCGCCAGCCTCAGCACCAGGGGCCGTGCCAGGGAGCGGGCTCAGGAAGGGGgccccccccacctcctgctcctcgtGGAAGAGCTCGAACATGTTCTCCATGTCCACGAAGGAGTTCTGGATCATCCTGGAAGGGGGGcaaagagcagagggaagggttTGGGGAGCACACCGTGACCCAGGCGCTCCCGGGGATGGGGCAGCACTACCTGTAGTAGGTCCCGAACCAGTTGAGCGGTGTGTAGAGCTGGATGATGTAGGTGCCGAAGAGGACAAAGTCCCCCACCTGGAAGGGCCGGGGGAAGACGTGCCCGTcacccccagctgcaggacccccTCCCTAGGCAGGGGCGGCCCCAGCCTCACCTGCAGCTTGTTCTCGGTGACAAAGTAGGCGCAGAGCAGCGACcccgccagcagccccaggccgATGACCAGGTTCTGGGTCTGGTTGAGGAGGCCCAGCGAGGCGCTGACCTTCCACTCGGACAGCTGCAAGAGGCGAGGTCCTCTGTGAGCCCCTCCGAACCACGGCAAAGCCCCGCCAGCTGCCCGCAAGGCccggctccttcccctccaacCCGGTGCTGAGCGTCCCGTACCTGGTACTTGACGATGGCATCGTTGAAGCGGTTCACCTCGTAGCTCTCGGCGTTGTAGTACTTCACCTGCGGGACGCAGAGccgggctcagcaccctgcccagCGCCGGGCGGGGATGCTCGGCGCCCACCCTCGCCCCTCCGCCGTCACCGTCTCGAAGTTGAGGAGCGAGTCCACGGCGCGGGACTTGGCCTCGTTGTCCCGCGTGTTCATGTCCCGCCGGTACTTGGTCCTCCACTCGGTGATGAAGATGGTCAGAGCTGCGGTGGGAAGGGGCTGTGTCGGTGGtgggtgcccgcagccccggcagctcagcaccccacTTCCCGACCGCGCTCACTCAGGTAGAGGCTCATGCACACGAAGATGATGAGGCCGAACCAGGCGCTGAAGACGGAGGTGAAATAAACGATGCCGATGACGATGTCCGTGACGGTGGGGACGATGCTGAAGACGATGTAGCTGCGGGGGACAGGGGGAACATCGCACCAGGCCAGTCGGCGGGGGGAGCCCAGCCACTGCCGCGGGCCCGCTCTGACCTGAGCAGGCTGTTGATGCTGCTGGTGCCGCGGTCCACGCTGCGCAGGACCTCGCCGGTGCGGCGGCCCAGGTGCCAGCGCAGGGACAAGCCGTGCAGGTGGGCGAAGAGCTGCACCTGCACCTGCCGGTTGGTGAACTGCTGCACCCACACCCACAGGAAGGTGCGCAGGTTGCTCACGAAGCCGGTGGAGCCTGCGGGGGGCCAACGGGGAGGTTGGCGGGGATCGGGTCCCCCCGCGGTGTCCCCAGCCAGGGGAACGTGCCCCACGccatccctccccagcaccccgtcCTTTCCCCGGGTCCTTACCAGCACCTCCGCCCTGCAGGAACTTCAGCCCCACGTAGATGCAGACGGTCCAGGCCAGGGTGTGCCAGGGAGCACCCTCCGTCAGCTCGTTCACTGAGGAGATGGTGGCACGTGTCGGGGCAGGGAGCACCGCTGGGTGCCCCACGGGAACCAGCCgcagcacccagctccagccccaggaccctgctcctgccaggtcCCTGCACCCTCCCAGGTCACTTGTGTCCCCCCCAGCATTTGGCGAAGCAGCGGGCAGCCGTCCCGAAATGCAGCATCCCCTGGGGTGTGCCAGAGGAGCAGTGTGACGGCCGAGGTGGGGACTCAAAGGACGTCACACCTTCGGGATGTGGCAGCAAGCACATCTCTGGGCACAGcgtcctggggctgggcagccagcacaggcaggagaggagcacTGGGAAAAGCCCCAGAGAAATTCCTCTGCCCCCTGCCACCCAGCAGGACACGGGGGGCTCATTCCCAGAGCATGCAGGCTCTCAGGGGCCAaccgcagccccccagccttGGCTCTCCCAGGCCTCCTCGCTGTGGGGACAGGGTATCCCTGAGCCAGGACAACCATCCCCGGGCACCTCACCGATGTTCTTGTAGTAGATGGGGACGAAGACGTTAATGGCCCGCTCCAGGCCCATGAGCGCCATGCAGAAGAgcaccagcccctgcagcaggcGGTTGCCTTTAGGCCACATGTACTGCGCCAGCAGCCGCAGCTTCCTCCGAAAATCCTTCCAAGTGGAGGTGCTCCTGCCCGCGTCCTGCAGCAGCGGCTGGGGGAGCGCAGAGAGAGAGGGGTCACCGGCAACAAAACCAGCCCCAACCTCCTGGGGTCCCCGCTCCGTCCTGCCAGCACGCAGGGAGCTCACACGGCCCTAAGCCAcgctccccccagctcctgaAGATGCCAGTCTCGGGGGACGCGGGTCTCCGTTCCGTTCTCAGCCTCTTCCCCAGCAGAGAGGTGCCCTGGGACTCACCTGGCTGTTCTCCACGTCCCGCTCCTCCTCGTTCACCAGCAGCATGTAGGGCTTGTGGGGCAGCCCCGGCGCCTTCATGCCCAGGACGAAGAGCAGGAACGTGCAGATGTAACGCAGCAGCCAGAGGCCGAACTGCACCTGGGTGGAGAAGGCTCAGCGCCGCAGCCTGCCCTCAGCACAGCCCGGCCGGATTCGAGATGGGCGTGAGCTGAGAGAGGTGAGGaccaggggaggagaggagcaggagcaagggCTGAGGTATGCGGGAAGCGTGCATGCCCTGGGCGTGAAGCAGCCACGTGCCAGGAGCGTGTCGGTGCCGTGCACGACACCCGCCCCCAGCACCGCgccgctgcagccccccagcgAGGTGCCCCGGCCCCCTTCCCGGCCCACCTACCTTCTGGTCGGTGTCCTCCAGCGCCCACCACCACAGCGGGCTCCTCCAGCACACCAGCGTCAGGTTCTCGGCAGCGAAGGCCAGCGcccagaagaggaggaggacggTGCCGTGGCCCCGTGTGCGGTCGTGCGCCAGCACCCGCgtgtgctccagctgcaggagggccaCGGCGCAGCCCCAGCTGAGGGCCCAGAGGCAGGCGTGCAGCACCATGTACCCGTAGAGCCTCCCGGGGCCCCCCACTTGCCACAGCAGCCCCCCGAagggctgcagggccagcagcagggacagcaggacCTGGCCGTGGTAGAGGGGCGAGCGAGGGATGTATTTGGGCTCCATGGCGCGGCCGAAGCGGACGTAGCAGGCGTACTGCAGGGcgcccagcagcaggcagacgCTGAGCAGCACGGCGGGCACCAGCGTGAAGAagaagcagggctggaagcCCTGCTGCACCCACGCCTGCGCCACCGAGCTGTTGCCCTCGCAGTAGCCCCCCAGCAGCGCCATCCTCGCCGCTCGCTCGGGGGCTGCGGAGAGATGGGGAGCGGGGGTCtcagggggggggggggcacgcggGGTGCGGATGGATGCCGCGAGGGACCCGCGGGGGGGGcacgcgggggggggggggtggttcCAGCGGTGTGCCCGGGGCCGGACggagccccagcagggctggcgaTGCCGGGGTGCCCCAGGGGACGACAGCCGGGCTGTGGCCACGCTGTGCCGCCCCCCGCCCCACGCCGTgcccgctcccggccccccgCTGCAAGCCCGCGacccccgcccggccccccccccccccccccccccccgagcagccgccgccgccccccggcccggccccgttcacctgcccccggccccgccgcctcccggtgTCCCTCCCGGTGCCGCTGCCTCCGCCAGGCCCTGGCGCCGCCtcgccgccgctccccgccccgccgggcccggccctCCCCTCgccttccctcccttcttcccctcccctcgcCCCGGCCTCCCCCTTATCGCCGCGGGCAGCCCGGCCCTGGGGCCGCAGATAGCCCCCAGGCAGAGGTCGGGCAGGACGGGGCGCGGCGCTCCCCCCGGCGCAGATGGGGATagatataaataaagaaatttataTTTAGCTCCTTCCAGCCGCCGCCTGGCCCCCGGCCCGCTCGGGCTGGCAGGGAGCCGCTGCGTGCCCCGCGCTTGCTGGCTCCCGCGGGAGGCCCTGCACCCCTCCAGGCTCCCCGTGGCCCCTGTCACCCCAAAAGCACCCCACAAAGGGACCCCAGCCCGGGCCAGCTCAGGCCGCCTCGCCCCACTGCCGCCCAGCATCCCCCCCCTAGGGAATCGCCGGTCCCTGGGCAAAACAAGCCCTGGTGCTC
This is a stretch of genomic DNA from Cygnus atratus isolate AKBS03 ecotype Queensland, Australia unplaced genomic scaffold, CAtr_DNAZoo_HiC_assembly HiC_scaffold_194, whole genome shotgun sequence. It encodes these proteins:
- the LOC118252586 gene encoding ATP-binding cassette sub-family B member 6 isoform X2; this translates as MALLGGYCEGNSSVAQAWVQQGFQPCFFFTLVPAVLLSVCLLLGALQYACYVRFGRAMEPKYIPRSPLYHGQVLLSLLLALQPFGGLLWQVGGPGRLYGYMVLHACLWALSWGCAVALLQLEHTRVLAHDRTRGHGTVLLLFWALAFAAENLTLVCWRSPLWWWALEDTDQKVQFGLWLLRYICTFLLFVLGMKAPGLPHKPYMLLVNEEERDVENSQPLLQDAGRSTSTWKDFRRKLRLLAQYMWPKGNRLLQGLVLFCMALMGLERAINVFVPIYYKNIVNELTEGAPWHTLAWTVCIYVGLKFLQGGGAGSTGFVSNLRTFLWVWVQQFTNRQVQVQLFAHLHGLSLRWHLGRRTGEVLRSVDRGTSSINSLLSYIVFSIVPTVTDIVIGIVYFTSVFSAWFGLIIFVCMSLYLTLTIFITEWRTKYRRDMNTRDNEAKSRAVDSLLNFETVKYYNAESYEVNRFNDAIVKYQLSEWKVSASLGLLNQTQNLVIGLGLLAGSLLCAYFVTENKLQVGDFVLFGTYIIQLYTPLNWFGTYYRMIQNSFVDMENMFELFHEEQEVKDAVNAGDLRLEAGRIEFENVHFSYVDGKEILQDVSFSVMPGQTLALVGPSGSGKSTIIRLLFRFYDVRGGCIRIDGQDISQVKQASLRTHIGVVPQDTVLFNDTIANNIRYGRVLATDEEVQEAAQAADIHDRILSFPDGYNTQVGERGLKLSGGEKQRVAIARTILKGPRIILLDEATSALDTETERNIQASLAKVCAHRTSIVVAHRLSTVVGADQILVLKDGRIAERGRHEELLQKGGVYASMWLQQQQAGDEGESKERRTEKPPGGKKGP
- the LOC118252586 gene encoding ATP-binding cassette sub-family B member 6 isoform X1 encodes the protein MALLGGYCEGNSSVAQAWVQQGFQPCFFFTLVPAVLLSVCLLLGALQYACYVRFGRAMEPKYIPRSPLYHGQVLLSLLLALQPFGGLLWQVGGPGRLYGYMVLHACLWALSWGCAVALLQLEHTRVLAHDRTRGHGTVLLLFWALAFAAENLTLVCWRSPLWWWALEDTDQKVQFGLWLLRYICTFLLFVLGMKAPGLPHKPYMLLVNEEERDVENSQPLLQDAGRSTSTWKDFRRKLRLLAQYMWPKGNRLLQGLVLFCMALMGLERAINVFVPIYYKNIVNELTEGAPWHTLAWTVCIYVGLKFLQGGGAGSTGFVSNLRTFLWVWVQQFTNRQVQVQLFAHLHGLSLRWHLGRRTGEVLRSVDRGTSSINSLLSYIVFSIVPTVTDIVIGIVYFTSVFSAWFGLIIFVCMSLYLTLTIFITEWRTKYRRDMNTRDNEAKSRAVDSLLNFETVKYYNAESYEVNRFNDAIVKYQLSEWKVSASLGLLNQTQNLVIGLGLLAGSLLCAYFVTENKLQVGDFVLFGTYIIQLYTPLNWFGTYYRMIQNSFVDMENMFELFHEEQEVKDAVNAGDLRLEAGRIEFENVHFSYVDGKEILQDVSFSVMPGQTLALVGPSGSGKSTIIRLLFRFYDVRGGCIRIDGQDISQVKQASLRTHIGVVPQDTVLFNDTIANNIRYGRVLATDEEVQEAAQAADIHDRILSFPDGYNTQVGERGLKLSGGEKQRVAIARTILKGPRIILLDEATSALDTQTRSWCSRTGGLQSVGGTRSCCRRAACTPACGCSSSRLGTRARARSGAPRSPPAARRGREHGRGLRCDSEPGLGHPWCRGTPLPAAAPCARQERQGLAWTLRCVCTRSVCCCVAP